The nucleotide sequence CAAGCTCTTTTCCCTGTAACACCAAAAGGCTGTAGGAAAATTATACGCAGTTATAATAACCGATGAAGCGTGCGAGCTGAAGCCTCGGTGGAAAATTCTTGTTCACCGGGAAGACTTCATGCCCCTTGGCAGACTTGCTCAAGCCGATTCGCTCCtcggaaataaatatataaacaaacaaatcgtGCATATGTTCTAGAATCTAGATCCAGCAGAGCTGAGGTACCCGAAACTTAGTTCTGGTACCGctgaagaaggggagggggagcggAGAAGCGGAGACTGATGGTCGAAATAATTTGGAAGCAGAGCAGTCAGAACGAGTAACAATCTTCTGACTTGAAGCTAGACAGCTACAAGTACAGTATTGCAGCTTCTAGTACTCTTCTGGTGCAGTagcaatatatatattatacacacatatatattgatAAAGCCGCGGACCGTAGAGGAATAATCTGACTAAGGGAGTTCATGCTTCACCAGGAAGGCTTTATGTTAATCAGAAGGCTAGTAATTGagcaagtaaaaaacaacaacgctcTAAGTTTTATTATATAGCCCAAACCTAGGAACTAAACTGGGTGATAGTGGCGTAAGGAATGGCAACAGTGATACTAAGAAAGAGGGGACTTAATCATCATAATCAAATTATTTATGAGAGGCTTGATCTAACGAGTATTGGGAGAGTGTGAATAAGAGGACAAACGCTACAATATTATAAGTATTATTATAATTTCTGCTAGTTGGGTTGGTGACGTTGCAAAAGAGGTAAATATTAATATATCAGTAAACTAGACATCTTCCCTATTTTGGCTGGAGAGACGGAGAGAAAGAAGCAGGAACGCGCTTGGTGAGAGAGATGATAGCGAAGCAACAATCGGATCTTTCATGCATTACTCGCAAGTAAACCCTACTGTTTCCTATTGATTCAAACACACGCACTCTCTCTCCTATGAAAGTTAATAACAAATGGCTCATATATAGGTAACCACGTTGTAGAAGGTAAGAGACTGGCATTAAAAACAACTCTCACTTCTACCACGATGATTGGTGGGACAGCCAAGTAAATCGCTAGTCTTCTCAGAGCAAGGGGCTGACCCTGCTGTGAGCGTAATAACCAAGAGGGCTGCAGTTGCACTATGAGAAGTACGGATAGGTGCAGAGCCATCCTGGGTGCGTCTGCTCGGACCGAAACCCTCCTGAGCTGAAGGGGACTCACTCCCAGATCAGTGTGGATTAGGTTTGCAGCCTAACTGGGGCGaattctgtctctgtctcttaAGGGAAGCGACCATATCGTTCCTAATAAGTGAGGGATGATGGTGGAGGCTTAGGAGGAGAAGGGGCGTTGTTAATTCTACCGGGCAAGGCAGACAGTGAGGCACTAAGTAAGCATACTCCGGAGTAGAAAAGAAGGGTCATGCAGGTGCATTACCCGGGAGAGTGGATTTCCAGAGGTGGGGCGGCTGGTTCTGTTCCTTGGGGCAGTAGACCTGCCCATTCCAGCCATTGGTGATAGCCCAGGGCTGGTAGCCTTCCATGGGCAGCATCGAGTCGTGCCTGGGCTCCCCGGGGCCTCCGATGGTGGGCACCACGGGCATATCCAGGTAGCCCGGCACCGGCTGGTAGGGTCCGGCGGCGTAGCCCTGGTAGAAGGCGAATTCCTTGGCCCGGGAGGTGAAGTCCTCTCCGGCGGCGCCTACCGACGTGTCCATGTACTTGTCGGCGAAGGAGGCGGCGGGCTGCGCGCACGACTTGAGCGCGGCGTTGTGGTGGCTCATTCGGCACGGGAAGTAGCCGCTGCCGAAGTAGCCGTAGGGCAGCGCGGCCGGCCCCGACGAGCTCTGCACGGCGGCCGAGCAGGGGCTGCACTGCTTGACAGATGCCCCGGGCTCAGCCATgcccgcggcggcggcgggcgcCTCGCTCGACGTGTAGGCGGCGGCGCTGCCCGGGGCGGCGAGCGAGGCTGGGTGAGCCATCAGGTTCCGGCACTGGTTGGCCGCGGCGAAGTTGGTGCctgcggccgccgccgccgccgcgtggAAACCGGCTTCCATGTTCTTGTTGATCTCCTCCAGGCTGTTGTCGTAGAGGAACATGACGGGCTCGATCCAGCGGGGATGGAGGAGCACGGAGGCTGTCATAGCCCGATCCGCATTGAGACTAGTGGCTCTTTTTTAAAAGCCCCAAAGACTGAAAAAAGAGATACTAAATCTCCCAGACTTGACCAGGGCTGACGCGCCAGTGTCGCGCCACCGCGGCGCTCATTGGACCGCCCTCCCCCACGTGATATGCAAAGCAGCTGATAAACATCTGAGGAATAAAGGGCAGATAATTAAATAATGGCCTAATCGCGCCACGGCTTGGAATGCCAGCGGCGGACGGCACTCGCCCGCGCGCGCGGCCGCCCCTTCCACTCACGACTTTGCGTGGCGAGGGAGGCGCCAACGCGGGTGCAAAGGAAGAGCAGGTATTtcgcctccctccccaccccccgctctGCAAAGTGTGgatttcttccctctccccctccccctccactccCTCTAGCACATTGCCTCTAGGAAATTATTTCAACAGGCTCTCACTCCACGGTCTTAATGTCAAAGCCTTCTGACTTTCTGTATTTTTCTTGCTCATCAACTGGTggttggtggtgtgtgtgtgtggttttttttggttttggtttttcctGGGGAACGTcccgccctcccctccccctcactCCCTCACTCGACTTAAACTCGTATTTTCTCGTGTTATAGGACTGCAAACTGCTTGTACCATTACGAGGTCAAAACACCTCTTTCTAAAACCACAACGCCTGTCAACGCCGGGTATTTCACATCTTCTCCTGACCTgtccagatacacacacacacacacacacacacacacacacacacacatgtgcgtTTTGAATGATATCACTCCTCCTTTGGACAAATACATCTGAAAAAGAGGAGCAGGATCCAGAACGTAGGCAGCAGATTTGCCACGGCAGGGTGTGGAAGTGAAGGAGTTAAGCAGACCTCAGAAATGAATCAGCCTCCCTCTATTATTTGTTATTGCAACAATAAAACGCGCAGCCTACAATTTTTTGCTTGAATCATCCCCGACCATAAAAATATTGCGTGGGATTATTTATTGTCTAAGAGTGACCATAGGGACTCCCCCCTTATCATCGTTAATAAGAAACCCTTTGCACCGAAACGCTCTGCGTAAGCACATGCACCAACACGGAAAGCCACTATGTCAATAAAAGGGCACTTCCTTGGAGTATTttctattaattattaattaattaattaattattaatttattgttattatcattgGCACATACTCTATAACGAGTATATGTTATGCAGACACGACTGCCTAAGGATTTATATTCATTTTGCAAAATGCAAGTAGAAGTTAATTCATGGTAATATAATCACGCAAGAGAGTGGGGATTTGAGACTTACTGACCTCCGACCACAATGAAGGGAGTAAACGTGTCTTTGTAAACAAAACCAAaagcaaggaaaaacaaaacaaaacaaaaaacccaccacacCCAAACCTCTGCCTGCTTGTTTGATGCACGCTTGACAGGTATTTATGAACTATTGTGCGAGCGGTTGGGGCTTGCAACATTGTTTTCGCTGCAGTGCTACAAGGATGGAATTCTAAATCGTGCATTGTTTGGAGAGACTCCCAGTCCCTTGTATGTAGGAAGGAACAGATCTGTCAGTTCGCCTGCCTATCCCCCGTCTGCCCTGCCCTGGCCCTTTTCGCTGAGAATGGCATGCGACAGAGGGGACTCTTGTCACCGGACAATATTTCAGCGAATTCTCTTAACTGTAACCAATAAAGGGCTCCTTTCCTCTCCAGCCccagcctccttctcctcctggatGGTCCTTTCCGCATTCCTCCTCATGGCTAAAGGCAAATATTTATTCCTGGCATATTTtcatatccccacccccaccccaccaccccgCTTTCCGGGCTTCAGCCGTTAGGAAAAATGTAGGCTTCGAAATCTTTCCATTATttggcgggggggaggggagggggagcttcCCTTCGCCTTCCCTTTCCTTTTGGGGAATCTCATTCTTTCAAAACGCCTTGCAGCGGAGCCAAAACACAGCAcactcagccttccccaactcatTCAATTCATTAACCCACCCCAGCAAAAGGCTAACAGGGCAGCGCTCTtttagggagggaggggagacacGACTAGAGGCCAAGGTCAAGTTGAAAGCGGCAACCTAGCCAATGCCAGGATGGTCATTCAGAGCCGGAGGAGACTTGTCTGATTTGCTacaaagaaacagaagaaaaagaggggggcAGCCAATTACTcctttccaaccccccccccgggtgtGTCCTTTTCGGCCTTTCTGTCTGTCACTTTCCAGACAAACCCTTCCCTCTTCTGGTTACGGATAACTTTGTGTGAAACTGTGGCTCTTTGAGGGTGAAGCACGATGCAAAGCAAACAAGCcaacaagcaaacaaatcaaAAGATGTACCAGTAGAGGTGGGGATCCTATATGCTGTTCGTTTGTTTCCTTGCTTGGCTTTGACCAGTTCTGatgataaaaaaacaaaagcacagggtgtgtgtgtgagagagaaagaaagatgagGCTATATTCAAATCATTGCTCTGCTCCCAAGAAAGGCCGAGTTTTGCTGGACCTTGATCAGAACAGAAGCTTCTTCAAACTCAGCCTGACCTGCTGCGCGGATAGAAAAATGAGCATTTCTAGGGGCGTCTCCATTTGTCTGGTTCAGAAATGGATTTCTGAGGaataaaaacatggggggggggttaaagccGTCGGTCCAATGTACAGTTTTTTGCTTCTCCGGTCATTGGGATGAAGAGAGGCGTCCAAAGAGTTCAGCTGGAGGTCTACTCTGAAAGCCAACAGATAGGTGCTAAAGAAAGAAGCATGCACAAAAAAGCGAGGTTGGATGTGAACGTTGCTTTTTGCATGGGCTAAAAACTACCTGGCGATGAGCCGAGCAAACAGGAAAACCGTAGGGCTTGACCATGAATATTAGATGAGTGAGTATATTACGGGCGAAATCTGTTCTCTACTGGACGAggtcaaaataaaataagataaaaaatgTAAAACTTATTTGCTTTCCTAAATGCAAGTAGAGCGACTGGTCTAGGTAGCCAGAATGAAGCTATTGGTGGTTTGACGTGTGTTTGTGCGTTTTAAACTGATCTGTTCACTTCAAAGATCGCGTATTCGCTTCTGTGTAGCAAAAGGGACAAGAGTCCACGTAAACACTCTTGCAGAATCCCGCCATCCCGCTTTTGTTGATTTGTCTGTGACAACCCCAAGAAAGATCCGCCATAGCAGACGGACCCACACCTATGGCGTGTGGCTCCTCTCCGCTTTTGCGGTGTGTATAtaggtgtgtataggattgcggACACCAAGGATAATAGAAATTTGGGTGCTCTGTTCTCTGATGATGGGTCTTCCTTCCGGAGGAGGTAGAAACCCAAACTTTACTCCCTTCCTAGTAGGCGGGATTCTTCCACTCCTGTGG is from Podarcis raffonei isolate rPodRaf1 chromosome 12, rPodRaf1.pri, whole genome shotgun sequence and encodes:
- the HOXA13 gene encoding homeobox protein Hox-A13 translates to MTASVLLHPRWIEPVMFLYDNSLEEINKNMEAGFHAAAAAAAGTNFAAANQCRNLMAHPASLAAPGSAAAYTSSEAPAAAAGMAEPGASVKQCSPCSAAVQSSSGPAALPYGYFGSGYFPCRMSHHNAALKSCAQPAASFADKYMDTSVGAAGEDFTSRAKEFAFYQGYAAGPYQPVPGYLDMPVVPTIGGPGEPRHDSMLPMEGYQPWAITNGWNGQVYCPKEQNQPPHLWKSTLPDVVSHPSDANSYRRGRKKRVPYTKVQLKELEREYATNKFITKDKRRRISATTNLSERQVTIWFQNRRVKEKKVINKLKTTS